The Punica granatum isolate Tunisia-2019 chromosome 4, ASM765513v2, whole genome shotgun sequence genome has a window encoding:
- the LOC116202890 gene encoding heat shock protein 90-6, mitochondrial: protein MHRLSRRSVSAVLRLRHRTSASDSGTYNDAKFRLYSSGTARRLGVVGTSQSLAFGDGSAFGRRYESTATASASPPAEKYEYQAEVSRLMDLIVNSLYSNKEVFLRELISNASDALDKLRFLSVTDPEILKGAEMDLDIRIQTDKDNGIVTITDTGIGMTRQELVDCLGTIAQSGTAKFLKALKDSKDSGSDSNLIGQFGVGFYSAFLVADRVVVSTKSPKSDKQYVWEGKANSSSYSIREETDPEKLIPRGTHLTLYLKNDDKGFAHPERIQRLVKNYSQFVSFPIYTWQEKGYTKEVEVDEDLAEAKKDGEDEKAEKQKKTKKVIEKYWDWELTNETQPIWLRSPKEVSTEEYNEFYKKTFNEYLDPLASSHFTTEGEVEFRSILYVPAVTPMGKDDMLNPKTKNIRLYVKRVFISDDFDGELFPRYLSFIKGVVDSNDLPLNVSREILQESRIVRIMRKRLVRKAFDMILGISLSENREDYEKFWDNYGKFLKLGCIEDRDNHKRIAPLLRFFSSQSEEDLISLDEYVENMKSEQKDIYYIAADNVASAKNTPFLEKLLEKDLEVLFLVDPIDEVAIQNLKSYKEKNFVDISKEDLDLGDKDEEKEKVMKQEFGQTCDWIKKRLGEKVASVQISNRLSSSPCVLVSGRFGWSANMERLMKSQTMGDPSSLEFMRSRRVFEINPEHPIMRNLSAACKSNPDDEEALRAVDLLYDAALVSSGFTPENPAQLGGKIYEMMGIALSGKWSSPAGYQHSVATQSQVPLEAEIVEPVESSGQK, encoded by the exons ATGCACAGGCTCTCGAGGCGATCCGTCTCCGCTGTCCTGCGCCTCCGCCACCGCACCTCCGCCTCCGACTCG GGTACATACAATGATGCCAAGTTCCGGTTGTACTCTTCCGGGACCGCTAGGAGGCTTGGTGTGGTGGGAACGTCTCAGTCGTTAGCGTTCGGAGATGGTTCGGCTTTTGGTAGAAGATACGAATCGACTGCAACCGCATCTGCTTCACCTCCAGCTGAGAAGTACGAGTATCAAGCAGAG GTCAGTCGTCTTATGGACCTCATCGTGAACAGCTTATACAGCAACAAGGAAGTGTTTCTTCGGGAGCTCATAAG CAATGCAAGTGATGCTTTGGATAAACTAAGATTTCTCAGCGTCACCGATCCTGAGATCCTGAAAGGCGCAGAGATGGATCTTGACATTCGCATTCAAACAGACAAAGATAATGGAATTGTGACAATCAC TGATACAGGTATTGGTATGACTAGACAAGAACTGGTGGACTGTCTTGGAACTATTGCTCAGAGTGGAACAGCAAAGTTTTTGAAGGCACTGAAG GATAGCAAGGATTCTGGCTCTGACAGCAATTTAATTGGCCAATTTGGTGTTGGATTTTATTCAGCATTCCTTGTTGCTGATCGG GTGGTTGTCTCAACAAAGAGCCCAAAATCAGATAAACAGTATGTGTGGGAAGGGAAGGCCAACTCTAGCTCCTATTCCATTCGGGAGGAAACTGACCCGGAGAAGCTCATTCCAAGAGGAACTCACCTAACCTTGTATCTCAAG AATGACGACAAAGGTTTTGCTCATCCAGAGCGAATTCAGAGGCTTGTGAAGAATTATTCACAGTTTGTTTCTTTTCCCATCTATACTTGGCAAGAGAAGGGATATACTAAAGAG GTTGAGGTTGATGAAGATCTTGCTGAAGCAAAGAAGGACGGGGAAGATGAGAAAGCTGAG aaacagaagaaaactaagaaagtGATTGAAAAATACTGGGATTGGGAGCTTACAAATGAGACTCAACCAATATGG CTTCGAAGCCCTAAAGAAGTTTCTACTGAAGAGTACAACGAATTTTACAAGAAAACTTTTAATGAGTACCTGGATCCACTTGCATCATCACATTTTACTACTGAG GGTGAGGTTGAGTTCAGGTCAATCTTATATGTTCCAGCCGTCACTCCTATGGGAAAGGATGACATGCTCAATCCAAAGACTAAAAATATAAGGCTTTATGTGAAGAGAGTCTTCATTTCAGATGACTTCGATGGGGAACTG TTCCCTCGATATTTGAGCTTCATCAAAGGTGTCGTGGATTCGAATGACCTCCCTCTTAATGTCTCGCGAGAAATTCTTCAGGAAAGTCGAATT GTGCGAATTATGAGGAAGCGGTTGGTCAGGAAGGCCTTTGACATGATTCTTGGCATATCATTGAGCGAGAACAGAGAG GATTATGAGAAGTTCTGGGATAACTATGGAAAATTCTTGAAACTGGGCTGCATTGAAGATCGGGACAACCACAAGCGTATTGCTCCTTTGCTTCGATTTTTCTCTTCGCAAAGCGAGGAAGATTTGATCAGCTTGGATGAGTACGTAGAGAATATGAAAAGTGAGCAGAAGGACATCTATTACATTGCTGCTGACAATGTGGCAAGTGCAAAGAACACCCCTTTCCTGGAGAAACTTCTTGAGAAGGATCTTGAG GTTCTGTTTCTTGTTGATCCCATCGATGAGGTTGCTATCCAGAACTTGAAGTCATACAAGGAGAAGAACTTTGTCGATATTAGCAAGGAAGACCTCGATTTAG GTGATAAGGATGAGGAGAAGGAAAAGGTGATGAAGCAGGAATTTGGCCAAACCTGTGACTGGATAAAGAAACGTTTGGGAGAAAAGGTTGCGAGTGTCCAAATATCAAATCGACTGAGCTCATCTCCGTGCGTTCTTGTATCTGGTCGGTTTGGTTGGTCTGCCAACATGGAGAG GTTAATGAAGTCACAGACTATGGGGGATCCATCCAGCCTGGAGTTCATGAGGAGTCGGAGAGTGTTTGAGATCAACCCTGAGCACCCGATTATGAGAAACTTGAGT GCTGCTTGCAAGAGCAATCCTGACGACGAGGAAGCACTCAGAGCAGTCGATCTCTTATACGATGCAGCTTTAGTTTCAAGCGGCTTTACT CCCGAGAACCCAGCACAGCTCGGTGGGAAGATATACGAGATGATGGGCATTGCACTTTCTGGGAAATGGTCGTCACCAGCAGGATATCAGCATTCTGTAGCAACCCAGTCTCAGGTTCCATTAGAAGCTGAGATAGTCGAGCCGGTCGAATCCAGTGGCCAGAAATGA